Proteins encoded in a region of the Halostella limicola genome:
- a CDS encoding lipopolysaccharide biosynthesis protein, which yields MDVVRDIIRGFKAEIGGRILYFAATGAVLIFLARFLSPRTYGVVFLGFSLLSVGQLFGDLAIPASAAKYIAEYDQLDRERVGYIVALSFTAVVGTSILVGAVLVAFHEQIAGLFDEPALGAVLLTGSAMILCRTLYKYFRKILQGFKRLGSSASVYGIEGVARLAFVVAFVLLGFGAVGAIGGYTLGYVSAAAVGAVAFYRHIYPDVTIRLGGDPEIRARVLKYAIPLLGTRSAKVADNRVDTALVGFFLTPTAVGFYTLSKQAVHLLQAPASALGFSAGPWFGDQKAAGNVDRIGEIYTSSLAYMLLLYIPITAGLALLARHALQIVFGEAYVPATALLQIFSALAILQAVEEVSENALDYLGRARERSIGKGATAFVNLGVIVVLVPIVGVVGAAVAKVATHAVYVLTLLYLMYEEVNFSVREVGRKVGLILAVTGVMSAVVRFASRFISGVLTLAAVIALGGAVWVALSVSLGLLDGETITSLR from the coding sequence ATGGACGTCGTACGAGACATCATTCGCGGCTTCAAAGCCGAGATCGGGGGGCGGATACTCTATTTCGCCGCCACTGGAGCGGTTCTGATATTCCTCGCGCGCTTTCTCTCTCCTCGGACGTACGGCGTCGTCTTCCTCGGGTTCTCCTTGTTATCGGTCGGACAACTGTTCGGAGACCTGGCGATACCGGCGTCCGCGGCCAAGTACATCGCGGAATACGACCAACTCGACCGGGAGCGCGTCGGCTACATCGTCGCCCTCTCGTTTACGGCCGTCGTCGGTACGTCGATACTGGTCGGAGCCGTCCTGGTCGCGTTTCACGAGCAGATCGCGGGGCTCTTCGACGAACCGGCGCTCGGCGCCGTCCTTCTCACGGGAAGCGCGATGATCCTCTGTAGGACGCTGTACAAGTACTTCCGGAAAATCCTTCAGGGGTTCAAACGTCTCGGATCCAGCGCTTCTGTTTACGGTATCGAAGGTGTCGCCCGGCTCGCGTTCGTCGTGGCGTTCGTTCTCCTCGGGTTCGGCGCCGTCGGCGCGATCGGCGGATACACGCTGGGATACGTGAGTGCCGCGGCCGTCGGAGCGGTCGCGTTCTATCGTCACATCTACCCGGACGTGACGATACGACTGGGCGGAGACCCCGAAATTCGCGCCCGCGTCCTGAAGTACGCGATACCGTTGTTAGGTACGCGCAGTGCGAAGGTGGCGGACAATCGCGTCGACACTGCGCTCGTGGGGTTTTTCCTCACCCCGACGGCGGTCGGCTTTTACACCCTGAGCAAGCAGGCTGTGCACCTCCTGCAGGCACCGGCGTCGGCGCTCGGCTTCTCGGCCGGTCCCTGGTTCGGCGACCAGAAGGCGGCGGGCAACGTCGACCGGATCGGCGAGATATACACTTCGTCGCTCGCGTATATGTTGCTGCTGTACATCCCGATCACGGCCGGTCTGGCTCTCCTCGCTCGACATGCACTCCAGATCGTCTTCGGTGAAGCCTACGTCCCTGCGACCGCGCTCCTCCAGATATTCTCCGCGTTGGCGATCTTACAGGCCGTCGAAGAGGTTTCCGAAAACGCTCTCGACTACCTCGGTCGGGCGCGGGAGCGTTCGATCGGGAAAGGCGCCACGGCGTTCGTCAATCTCGGAGTCATCGTCGTTCTCGTTCCGATCGTCGGGGTCGTCGGCGCCGCGGTCGCGAAGGTCGCGACGCACGCCGTCTACGTTCTCACGCTGTTGTACCTCATGTACGAGGAGGTGAACTTCAGCGTTCGCGAAGTCGGGCGGAAAGTCGGCCTGATCCTGGCCGTGACGGGGGTGATGAGCGCCGTCGTTCGCTTCGCGAGTAGATTCATTTCCGGCGTGTTGACGCTAGCTGCCGTCATCGCTCTCGGAGGGGCGGTCTGGGTCGCCCTGTCCGTGTCCCTGGGACTGCTGGACGGGGAGACGATCACGTCACTCCGGTAG
- the hutI gene encoding imidazolonepropionase has product MTASEIDAVVYDAREVVVGPSESGTDGTLETREVAEPTASARALTLDVRENAAVAIADGHVVRVGDTEEVTREYPPENAERAIDAAGQAVVPGFVDPHTHAVFAGDRSDEFAAKLRGRTYQEILAEGGGILRTVRATREASDETLLANLVGHLDAMLDHGTTTVEVKSGYGLDRETELRLLEAIERADERHPVDVVPTFMGAHAVPEDRDADDYVDAVVDEQIPAVAEQGVAEFCDVFCEEDVFSVEQSRRVLDAGADTGLTPKVHAEEFVRLGGAQLAADVDAASADHLLHATEEDARALAESGVVPVLLPGTAFGLGADYADPAPFREAGSPVALATDFNPNCFSRSQAFAATLGCVEMGMTPAEALVGVTHAAALALSRNDGTGTLREGAPGDLVVLDAPSHVHVPYRFDGSPVGAVLKEGVVVRE; this is encoded by the coding sequence ATGACTGCGAGCGAGATCGACGCGGTGGTGTACGACGCCCGCGAGGTGGTGGTCGGGCCGAGCGAGAGCGGGACCGACGGCACGCTGGAGACCCGCGAGGTCGCCGAGCCGACGGCGTCGGCTCGTGCTCTCACTCTCGACGTTCGTGAGAACGCCGCCGTCGCCATCGCCGACGGGCACGTCGTCCGCGTCGGCGACACCGAGGAGGTGACGCGGGAGTACCCGCCCGAGAACGCCGAACGTGCGATCGACGCCGCGGGGCAGGCCGTCGTCCCGGGGTTCGTCGACCCGCACACCCACGCCGTCTTCGCGGGCGACCGCTCCGACGAGTTCGCCGCGAAGCTCCGCGGGAGGACGTATCAGGAGATCCTCGCGGAGGGCGGCGGCATCCTCCGCACCGTCCGCGCGACGCGCGAGGCGAGCGACGAGACGCTGCTGGCGAACCTCGTCGGCCACCTCGACGCCATGCTCGACCACGGTACGACGACGGTCGAGGTGAAGTCGGGGTACGGCCTCGACCGCGAGACGGAACTGCGCCTGCTGGAGGCGATCGAGCGGGCCGACGAGCGACACCCCGTCGACGTCGTTCCGACGTTCATGGGCGCCCACGCCGTCCCCGAGGACCGCGACGCGGACGACTACGTCGACGCGGTCGTCGACGAGCAGATCCCCGCCGTCGCGGAGCAGGGGGTCGCCGAGTTCTGCGACGTCTTCTGCGAGGAGGACGTCTTCTCGGTCGAGCAGTCCCGCCGAGTGCTCGACGCGGGCGCGGACACCGGCCTGACGCCGAAGGTCCACGCCGAGGAGTTCGTCCGCCTCGGCGGCGCGCAACTGGCGGCGGACGTGGACGCGGCGAGCGCGGACCACCTGCTCCACGCGACCGAGGAGGACGCCCGCGCCCTCGCGGAAAGCGGCGTCGTGCCGGTCCTCCTCCCGGGGACCGCGTTCGGCCTCGGCGCGGACTACGCCGACCCCGCGCCCTTCCGCGAGGCCGGGTCGCCCGTCGCGCTCGCCACCGACTTCAACCCGAACTGCTTCTCGCGGAGCCAGGCGTTCGCGGCGACGCTCGGCTGCGTCGAGATGGGGATGACGCCGGCCGAGGCGCTGGTCGGGGTCACGCACGCCGCCGCGCTGGCGCTCTCCCGGAACGACGGCACGGGCACCCTGCGCGAGGGCGCGCCGGGCGACCTGGTCGTCCTCGACGCCCCGTCGCACGTCCACGTCCCCTACCGGTTCGACGGGTCGCCCGTCGGCGCCGTCCTGAAGGAGGGGGTGGTCGTCCGTGAGTGA
- a CDS encoding YjiH family protein, whose product MFDEGIWDREEQRTYRPSAPEAARTIDEVDLVDLRPKPIAKFVVAFLIGFVFFLVPVPWDGSVTVPFDIVVSAITETFPTAAGLFALALIVTGGLLTTMSELVDRGVLDASDAVADRFDLPYWETTTAFWALRVAGAVLAPVMFFEVGPAWLHAPAVGGLVWGTLILSVAVIVPVGAIFINLFVELGGLEFVGTMARPVMRPLFHVPGRAALDSVASWVGSYSVGLYVTRNVFDRGEYSMRDVYVICTCFATVSIGFVGVVAATVGLLRLFPVIFLAYLVCIAVCAAILVRVPPLSRVPEAYVAEPNPETPFTGSPGDYGRFALSEAVRKADEAGSIADACVRGFVDGLKLAVLILGTILTVGLAAVLVAEYTPTFDYLARPLVPVVAALGLPNPELVAPAMIIGITEMFIPALLVVEAEPAARFFVAVLSISQLIFFSAVGPMMMDMFSDVPIRFRDLVLLFAMRTAILVPLIAAMTHLVAALGLL is encoded by the coding sequence ATGTTCGACGAAGGCATCTGGGACCGCGAGGAACAGCGCACGTACCGGCCGTCGGCCCCCGAAGCGGCGCGGACGATAGACGAGGTCGACCTCGTCGACCTCCGACCGAAACCGATCGCGAAGTTCGTCGTCGCCTTCCTGATCGGCTTCGTGTTCTTCCTCGTTCCGGTGCCCTGGGACGGGTCGGTGACGGTCCCGTTCGACATCGTCGTCTCGGCGATCACGGAGACGTTCCCGACGGCCGCGGGCCTGTTCGCGCTCGCGCTCATCGTCACCGGCGGGCTACTGACGACGATGAGCGAACTGGTCGACCGGGGCGTCCTCGACGCGAGTGACGCCGTCGCGGACCGCTTCGACCTCCCCTACTGGGAGACGACGACCGCCTTCTGGGCGCTGCGCGTCGCCGGCGCGGTGCTGGCGCCGGTCATGTTCTTCGAGGTCGGCCCCGCGTGGCTCCACGCGCCCGCGGTCGGCGGCCTGGTGTGGGGAACGCTCATCCTCAGCGTCGCTGTGATCGTCCCCGTCGGCGCGATATTCATCAACCTCTTCGTCGAACTCGGCGGCCTGGAGTTCGTCGGGACGATGGCCCGCCCGGTCATGCGTCCGCTGTTTCACGTGCCCGGCCGCGCCGCGCTCGACAGCGTCGCCTCGTGGGTCGGCTCCTACAGCGTCGGCCTCTACGTCACGCGGAACGTCTTCGATCGCGGCGAGTACAGCATGCGGGACGTCTACGTCATCTGCACGTGCTTCGCGACGGTCAGCATCGGGTTCGTCGGCGTCGTCGCCGCGACAGTCGGCCTGCTCCGGCTGTTCCCGGTCATCTTCCTCGCGTACCTCGTCTGCATCGCGGTCTGTGCGGCGATCCTCGTCCGGGTACCGCCGCTCTCGCGGGTGCCCGAGGCGTACGTCGCCGAGCCCAATCCCGAGACACCGTTCACCGGCTCGCCCGGCGACTACGGTCGGTTCGCCCTGAGCGAGGCCGTGCGGAAGGCCGACGAGGCCGGGTCGATCGCGGACGCCTGCGTCCGGGGGTTCGTCGACGGGCTGAAGCTCGCGGTGCTCATCCTCGGCACCATCTTGACGGTCGGCCTCGCCGCGGTGCTCGTCGCCGAGTACACCCCGACGTTCGATTATCTCGCGCGACCACTAGTGCCGGTCGTCGCGGCGCTCGGCCTCCCGAACCCGGAGCTCGTCGCGCCCGCCATGATCATCGGCATCACCGAGATGTTCATCCCCGCGCTGCTGGTCGTCGAGGCGGAGCCCGCGGCGCGCTTTTTCGTCGCCGTCCTCTCCATCTCCCAGCTCATCTTCTTCTCCGCGGTGGGGCCGATGATGATGGACATGTTCAGCGACGTCCCGATCCGGTTTCGGGACCTCGTCCTGCTGTTCGCCATGCGGACCGCGATCCTGGTGCCGCTGATCGCGGCGATGACGCACCTCGTCGCGGCGCTCGGACTGCTCTGA
- the hutU gene encoding urocanate hydratase, translated as MAEQRERSDRLGEPSEQWREYQGAPTGSDVECEGWRQEAALRVLNNNLDPEVAEKPEELVVYGGTGRAARSWDAYDAILDELRNLGDEETLLVQSGKPVGKFRTHEMAPRVLIANSNLVGKWDNWEHFHELEAKGLIMYGQMTAGSWAYIGTQGIIQGTYETLAELARREYDGDLAGRIVATGGLGGMGGAQPLAVTMNGGVCVAAEVDEARIDRRIETGYCMEKADDLDDALDRAREAAEAGEPYSVGVHVNAADMLEAMLERDFVPDVVTDQTSAHDELEGYYPSGYSVAEADELREDDPETYVAESVDTMERHVDAVLELQERGATAFEYGNNIRGQVKEHRGRDDAFDYPGFVPAYIRPQFCRGRGPFRWMALSGDPEDIHRTDEAVKDLFPEKESLHRWIDLAQEQVEFQGLPARVCWLGYQAEDADERDGDRLTERARFALRINDLVREGEISAPVVVTRDHLDAGSVASPNRETEAMKDGSDAVADWPILNALLNCAAGADIVSVHDGGGVGIGNALHANNHVVLDGTDLAAEKARRVFTTDPGMGVIRHADAGYEEATAEARESGVDVPMADRGDGAADAGGRERDRR; from the coding sequence ATGGCCGAGCAACGAGAGCGTTCGGACCGACTGGGTGAACCGAGCGAACAGTGGCGGGAGTACCAGGGTGCGCCGACGGGGAGCGACGTCGAGTGCGAGGGCTGGCGGCAGGAGGCCGCGCTCCGCGTCCTCAACAACAACCTCGACCCCGAGGTGGCGGAGAAGCCGGAGGAGCTCGTCGTCTACGGCGGGACCGGCCGCGCGGCCCGGAGCTGGGACGCGTACGACGCCATCCTCGACGAACTCCGGAACCTCGGCGACGAGGAGACGCTGCTCGTCCAGAGCGGCAAGCCCGTCGGCAAGTTCCGGACCCACGAGATGGCCCCGCGCGTGCTCATCGCCAACTCGAACCTCGTCGGGAAGTGGGACAACTGGGAGCACTTCCACGAACTGGAGGCGAAGGGGCTGATCATGTACGGCCAGATGACCGCGGGGTCGTGGGCGTACATCGGCACGCAGGGGATCATTCAGGGCACGTACGAGACGCTCGCCGAACTCGCGCGCCGGGAGTACGACGGCGACCTCGCGGGGCGTATCGTCGCCACCGGCGGCCTCGGCGGGATGGGCGGCGCGCAGCCGCTCGCGGTGACGATGAACGGGGGCGTCTGCGTCGCGGCCGAGGTCGACGAGGCCCGCATCGACCGCCGCATCGAGACGGGCTACTGCATGGAGAAGGCCGACGACCTCGACGACGCGCTCGACCGCGCCCGCGAGGCCGCCGAGGCCGGCGAACCCTACAGCGTCGGCGTCCACGTCAACGCGGCCGACATGCTGGAGGCGATGCTGGAGCGCGACTTCGTCCCGGATGTCGTCACCGACCAGACCAGCGCCCACGACGAACTGGAGGGGTACTACCCGAGCGGCTACTCCGTCGCGGAGGCGGACGAACTCCGCGAGGACGACCCCGAGACGTACGTCGCGGAGTCGGTGGACACGATGGAGCGCCACGTCGACGCCGTCCTCGAACTGCAGGAACGCGGCGCGACGGCGTTCGAGTACGGCAACAACATCCGCGGGCAGGTGAAAGAGCACCGGGGACGCGACGACGCGTTCGACTACCCCGGCTTCGTCCCGGCGTACATCCGCCCGCAGTTCTGCCGCGGGCGCGGCCCGTTCCGCTGGATGGCGCTGTCGGGCGACCCCGAGGACATCCACCGCACCGACGAGGCCGTCAAGGACCTGTTCCCGGAGAAGGAGTCGCTCCACCGCTGGATCGACCTCGCGCAGGAGCAGGTGGAGTTCCAGGGCCTCCCGGCGAGGGTGTGCTGGCTGGGGTATCAGGCCGAAGACGCCGACGAGCGCGACGGCGACCGCCTCACCGAGCGCGCCCGCTTCGCGCTGCGCATCAACGACCTCGTCCGGGAGGGCGAGATCTCCGCGCCGGTCGTCGTCACGCGCGACCACCTTGACGCGGGGAGCGTCGCCAGCCCCAACCGCGAGACGGAGGCGATGAAGGACGGGAGCGACGCCGTCGCCGACTGGCCGATCCTCAACGCCCTGCTGAACTGCGCGGCGGGCGCGGACATCGTCTCGGTCCACGACGGCGGCGGCGTCGGCATCGGCAACGCGCTCCACGCCAACAACCACGTCGTGCTGGACGGCACGGACCTCGCCGCCGAGAAGGCCCGCCGCGTGTTCACGACGGACCCCGGGATGGGCGTGATCCGCCACGCCGACGCGGGGTACGAGGAGGCGACCGCGGAGGCCCGCGAGTCCGGCGTCGACGTGCCGATGGCCGACCGCGGCGACGGCGCCGCCGACGCCGGCGGCCGGGAGCGGGACCGGCGATGA
- the hutG gene encoding formimidoylglutamase, translated as MTDLAAPDDWVGPSDDPNDAQFGDAVDAVRVDDPTDADEIATALDGYDAVLLGEPYDGAVIGRKGAREGPAALRDELAGVKTHHFDAGPVGSVADLGDVVVPDDVDVNGAQYTVRGVTRAVHAADALPVFLGGDNSLSYPNALPLVEDGSVGAVNFDAHLDCRSDEDGASSGTPYRQLFRAGLDGYACVGARHFETSTAYADYVREQGGEVVTAEEVGDDVVQAVDRALDALRGVETLYVSVDLDVLDATAAPGVSAPTPGGLTTRELFRALRLVAADDRVAGFEVVECAPPLDIESRTAAAGSRAVAHFLAAAGVDA; from the coding sequence ATGACCGACCTCGCCGCCCCCGACGACTGGGTCGGCCCCTCCGACGACCCGAACGACGCGCAGTTCGGCGACGCGGTCGACGCCGTGCGGGTGGACGACCCCACCGACGCGGACGAGATAGCGACTGCCCTCGACGGCTACGACGCCGTCCTGCTCGGCGAACCGTACGACGGCGCGGTCATCGGACGGAAGGGCGCGCGCGAGGGGCCGGCCGCCCTCCGGGACGAACTCGCCGGCGTGAAGACCCACCACTTCGACGCCGGCCCCGTCGGGAGCGTCGCCGACCTCGGCGACGTCGTCGTCCCGGACGACGTCGACGTGAACGGCGCGCAGTACACAGTCCGAGGCGTGACGCGGGCGGTCCACGCCGCCGACGCGCTCCCCGTCTTCCTCGGTGGGGACAACTCGCTCTCGTACCCGAACGCTCTCCCGCTCGTGGAGGACGGATCGGTCGGGGCCGTCAACTTCGACGCCCACCTCGACTGCCGGAGCGACGAGGACGGCGCGTCGAGCGGGACGCCCTACCGCCAGCTGTTCCGGGCCGGCCTCGACGGCTACGCCTGCGTCGGCGCGCGCCACTTCGAGACCTCGACGGCGTACGCAGACTACGTCCGCGAGCAGGGGGGCGAGGTCGTCACCGCCGAGGAGGTCGGCGACGATGTCGTGCAGGCGGTCGACCGCGCGCTGGACGCGCTCCGCGGGGTCGAAACCCTGTACGTCAGCGTCGACCTGGACGTGCTCGACGCGACGGCCGCCCCGGGGGTCAGCGCGCCGACGCCGGGCGGGCTGACCACCCGCGAACTGTTCCGCGCGCTCCGGCTCGTCGCCGCGGACGACCGCGTCGCCGGCTTCGAGGTGGTCGAGTGCGCGCCGCCGCTCGACATAGAATCGCGGACGGCGGCCGCCGGCAGCCGCGCCGTCGCCCACTTCCTCGCCGCCGCGGGGGTGGACGCATGA
- a CDS encoding GNAT family N-acetyltransferase, giving the protein MVETARSEPRYVVEECTDRDEWDSFLERNDGPAYALWGWSDAVASYGHDRWNLVVRDRDSGSIAGALPLYHVDSRLFGSQLLSPAFAERGSITLGDGDREAARRLLLERTRDVADTLGVDHATLRGSDVAGTDGFSKENSYVTFQVSTDRGPDAVWKDVKDSRLRQIEQADGDSSLQFRTGDSIADLEEYYRLYLESMRGHGSPPHSFDFFRILWDRLYDEGNLRLSMITRDGSLINGMIDLALGSTVYQWGVITDYEHRDLNGGSLLLWKSLEWAAENGYDTYEFGRTREGSGVYMFKKSFGGSKEWYDDLHYFPGDVAELPDPEDDKYEFAQDVWRRLPISVTRLIGPQIRKRIGL; this is encoded by the coding sequence ATGGTTGAGACAGCTCGCTCCGAACCCCGGTACGTCGTCGAGGAGTGCACGGACCGCGACGAGTGGGACTCCTTCCTCGAGCGAAACGACGGTCCCGCGTACGCTCTCTGGGGATGGAGCGACGCGGTAGCGTCGTACGGTCACGACCGCTGGAACCTCGTCGTTCGCGACCGGGACTCGGGCAGCATCGCTGGAGCGCTCCCGCTGTACCACGTGGACAGCAGGCTGTTCGGATCGCAGCTTCTGTCGCCCGCGTTCGCGGAGCGGGGGTCGATCACGCTCGGCGACGGCGATCGAGAGGCGGCGAGACGCCTCTTGCTAGAGCGAACGAGAGACGTGGCGGATACTCTCGGCGTCGACCACGCGACCCTGCGTGGGTCGGACGTCGCGGGGACGGACGGCTTCTCGAAGGAGAACAGTTACGTCACCTTTCAGGTCTCGACGGACCGAGGGCCGGACGCGGTCTGGAAAGACGTGAAAGACAGCCGGCTGCGCCAGATAGAGCAAGCCGACGGCGACTCGTCGCTGCAGTTTCGGACCGGCGACTCCATCGCGGACCTCGAGGAGTATTATCGGCTCTATCTGGAATCGATGCGGGGGCACGGAAGTCCGCCTCACTCGTTCGACTTCTTCCGGATCCTGTGGGATCGGTTGTACGACGAGGGGAACCTCCGACTCAGCATGATAACGCGCGACGGGTCGCTGATCAACGGCATGATAGACCTCGCTCTCGGGTCGACGGTGTACCAGTGGGGCGTCATCACGGACTACGAACACCGCGATCTGAACGGCGGAAGCTTGCTCCTGTGGAAGTCGCTGGAGTGGGCCGCCGAGAACGGCTACGACACGTACGAGTTCGGTCGCACTCGAGAGGGGTCGGGCGTCTACATGTTCAAGAAGAGCTTCGGCGGGTCGAAGGAGTGGTACGACGACCTCCACTACTTCCCGGGCGATGTAGCCGAGCTTCCTGACCCCGAAGACGACAAGTACGAGTTCGCCCAGGACGTCTGGCGACGGCTTCCGATCTCGGTCACGCGCCTCATCGGACCGCAAATTCGGAAGCGTATCGGATTGTGA
- a CDS encoding polysaccharide lyase gives MTENHSYNTPEKGSTDWNVPVNENFERLDRDVEVRDVESQLNNYAPKNGAKFFATDTGAVYVGNGTEWTEVPFRLPRKTSDPSDPVVGQVWYRADADDVKVQTADGPKALQFASTSSDSGGDSTIRTYDSISFDTTAYTDTFTNVDGWNDGNRSITSQTHQGTALDRTALEIATDEGNHWGSILRYAFGDAGYPEPEELYARYYLYFPSDFAAIEGGGKLPGPAGAYGDDAQAGNPSDGTNGWSARGAFRPANTSDSSTSVPILPEYYVYHADMSGSYGDRWAWDTTFERGRWYQIDQHIKMNTPGQNDGVLEAWVDGQQVFDKRDLSFRNEGYNDIKIEMYWFTYTYGGSWTSPKDNAAYFSDFTLAQDPLL, from the coding sequence ATGACCGAGAACCACTCCTACAACACCCCTGAAAAAGGTTCGACAGACTGGAACGTCCCCGTAAACGAGAACTTCGAGCGCCTCGACAGGGACGTCGAAGTGCGCGACGTCGAGAGCCAGCTAAACAACTACGCCCCGAAGAATGGCGCTAAGTTCTTCGCCACTGACACCGGCGCGGTTTACGTCGGCAACGGCACCGAGTGGACCGAAGTTCCGTTCCGACTGCCGAGAAAGACGTCTGATCCCTCCGACCCCGTCGTCGGGCAGGTCTGGTACCGCGCCGACGCGGACGACGTCAAGGTACAGACGGCCGACGGCCCGAAAGCCCTCCAGTTCGCGTCCACGTCCTCCGACAGCGGCGGTGACAGCACTATCCGAACGTACGACAGCATCTCGTTCGACACCACCGCCTACACCGACACGTTCACGAACGTGGACGGCTGGAACGACGGAAACCGATCGATCACCTCCCAGACGCACCAGGGAACCGCTCTGGACCGGACCGCTCTGGAAATCGCTACCGACGAGGGGAACCACTGGGGGTCGATTCTCCGCTACGCGTTCGGCGACGCGGGCTATCCGGAACCGGAGGAACTCTACGCCCGCTACTACCTCTACTTCCCCAGCGACTTCGCAGCGATAGAAGGGGGCGGCAAACTCCCCGGTCCCGCGGGCGCGTACGGCGACGACGCCCAAGCAGGCAACCCCTCCGACGGGACTAACGGGTGGAGCGCTCGCGGCGCGTTCCGGCCCGCCAACACCTCCGATAGCTCGACCTCCGTTCCGATCCTTCCCGAGTACTACGTCTACCACGCCGATATGAGCGGCAGCTACGGCGATCGGTGGGCCTGGGACACGACCTTCGAGCGCGGTCGATGGTACCAGATCGACCAGCACATAAAGATGAACACGCCCGGACAGAACGACGGCGTCCTCGAGGCCTGGGTCGACGGTCAGCAGGTGTTCGACAAGCGCGACCTCAGTTTCCGGAACGAGGGTTACAACGACATCAAGATCGAGATGTACTGGTTCACCTACACGTACGGTGGGAGCTGGACCTCCCCGAAGGACAACGCCGCTTACTTCTCCGACTTCACGCTGGCTCAGGATCCGCTTCTGTAG
- a CDS encoding helix-turn-helix domain-containing protein, giving the protein MYEATMRVGDSDQPVPTAGRDVRVDLWCNDHCDLVRAVGSDADVVLEEIADGVGIADRIDQGDERVAITEDCLAAERTDNVERYVAEHGCLLLPPLQYVDDDRVCRVLALDSTALRDVYRDLIADDHDVTVVSKRDVTTVTGDRPLLDPGGLVPDLTGRQREVVLTAIENGYYEIPREVSTEAIAEEVGIGRRTAENHLRRAEQKLVTALRSYL; this is encoded by the coding sequence ATGTACGAGGCGACGATGCGCGTCGGGGACTCCGATCAGCCCGTCCCGACGGCCGGCCGCGACGTCCGGGTCGACCTGTGGTGCAACGACCACTGCGACCTGGTCCGCGCGGTCGGGAGCGACGCCGACGTCGTCCTCGAAGAGATCGCGGACGGCGTCGGGATCGCGGACCGGATCGACCAGGGGGACGAGCGGGTCGCGATCACCGAGGACTGCCTCGCGGCCGAGCGGACGGACAACGTGGAGCGCTACGTCGCCGAGCACGGCTGCCTGCTGCTGCCGCCGCTGCAGTACGTCGACGACGACCGCGTCTGTCGCGTGCTGGCGCTCGATTCGACCGCGCTGCGCGACGTGTACCGCGACCTGATCGCGGACGACCACGACGTGACGGTAGTGTCGAAGCGGGACGTGACGACCGTGACGGGGGACCGGCCGCTGCTCGACCCCGGCGGCCTCGTCCCGGACCTGACCGGCCGGCAGCGCGAGGTCGTCCTGACGGCGATCGAGAACGGCTACTACGAGATCCCGCGGGAGGTCTCGACCGAGGCGATCGCCGAGGAGGTCGGCATCGGCCGGCGGACCGCCGAGAACCACCTCCGGCGGGCCGAGCAGAAGCTCGTGACGGCGTTGCGGTCGTACCTCTGA